A window of Echeneis naucrates chromosome 13, fEcheNa1.1, whole genome shotgun sequence contains these coding sequences:
- the hic1 gene encoding hypermethylated in cancer 1 protein, with the protein MLDAMDVPSHARDLLLQLNSQRTKGFLCDVIIVVQNALFRAHKNILAASSLYLKSLVVHDNLINLDHEMVSPGVFRVILDYIYTGRLSEGDPTSPTEPNLGAVLAAASYLQLLDLVALCKKKLKRQGKYPPRPGPAFLPYPKMGPNSMGLAGSGRYRVSTPVIQPCPPGGILNSHASRAAPIEELVPHRLAIHAGELYAPTSNQGPQVFPSLQSTLPSQLGRSAHLDRNCSPNYGLDLSKKSPNSQSQHTPSQSHLANTHNDDERDDTLNSHTSPMQGTNGRAFPSEKMESTDQTSSITPPPFPHLNQPLGPHLPHLQRSGSQGTDRYPCPTSPDTPTEGGEAGRELGNIYRWVKHEPLSYTAEDEDEDEEEEEGGENGEQHHNHHKNGEESEGGDEKSGSGTEETGSSEGRPSPTGPMGRFHMPYEPESFGDNLYVCIPCDKGFPSSEQLNAHVETHTEEEQYSNSGGEMGSNNNSNAKNMTSNINGYGSLNNSNTLNSLSHLETKSSQVLSSASIGEMIRPYRCSTCDKSYKDPATLRQHEKTHWLTRPYPCSICGKKFTQRGTMTRHMRSHLGLKPFACDSCGMRFTRQYRLTEHMRIHSGEKPYECQVCGGKFAQQRNLISHMKMHSSGGTAGGLTTDGKLKLDFSEGIYPLSKYTAEHLGLKQEKANELLIQAQQQLVADAKAMESLYPLSKLASEHLGLPHDKMDVLGQPLPPPPHVLSEARTIDRYSPS; encoded by the coding sequence ATGCTGGATGCCATGGACGTTCCAAGTCATGCTAGGgatctcctcctgcagctcaacAGCCAGCGCACCAAAGGCTTCCTGTGTGATGTTATCATTGTGGTGCAGAACGCCCTCTTCAGAGCTCACAAGAACATTCTGGCTGCCAGCAGCCTCTACTTGAAATCTTTGGTGGTCCATGACAATCTCATCAACCTCGACCACGAGATGGTGAGTCCAGGGGTCTTCAGGGTCATTCTGGACTACATCTACACAGGCCGGCTGAGTGAGGGAGACCCCACTTCTCCCACTGAGCCCAATCTGGGGGCTGTCCTGGCAGCAGCTAGCTACCTTCAGCTGCTTGACTTAGTAGCTTTGTGcaaaaagaagctgaaaagaCAAGGCAAGTACCCTCCTCGTCCAGGTCCTGCATTTCTGCCCTACCCAAAAATGGGACCAAATAGTATGGGATTAGCGGGTAGCGGCAGGTATAGGGTTTCTACTCCTGTCATTCAGCCCTGCCCTCCAGGAGGCATTTTGAATAGCCATGCTTCCCGGGCAGCACCAATAGAGGAGCTTGTTCCCCATCGACTCGCCATCCATGCTGGGGAGCTGTATGCTCCGACTTCCAACCAGGGCCCTCAGGTGTTCCCATCCCTGCAGTCCACCCTGCCCTCCCAGCTTGGGCGGTCAGCCCACCTTGACAGGAACTGCTCCCCCAACTATGGCCTTGACCTCTCCAAGAAAAGCCCCAATTCCCAATCACAGCATACACCGTCTCAGTCCCATCTGGCCAACACTCACAATGATGACGAGCGGGATGACACGCTAAACAGCCACACTAGTCCCATGCAAGGGACGAATGGCAGGGCCTTCCCCTCTGAAAAGATGGAGTCAACCGACCAGACGAGTTCCATCACTCCTCCACCTTTCCCTCATCTCAACCAGCCTCTTGGCCCACACCTTCCCCACCTACAGCGCTCAGGCTCCCAGGGCACAGATCGCTACCCATGTCCCACAAGTCCTGACACCCCGACAGAAGGtggagaggcaggcagagagtTGGGCAACATCTACCGCTGGGTGAAACATGAGCCACTGTCATAcacagctgaagatgaagatgaggatgaggaggaggaagaggggggtgAAAATGGAGAACAGCATCATAACCACCATAAGAATGGGGAGGAGAGtgaaggaggagatgaaaagagCGGGTCAGGCACAGAGGAGACAGGGAGCAGTGAAGGCCGCCCCTCTCCAACTGGACCAATGGGGAGGTTCCACATGCCGTATGAGCCAGAGAGCTTCGGGGACAATTTGTATGTCTGCATTCCCTGTGACAAAGGTTTCCCTAGCTCCGAGCAGCTCAATGCACatgtggagacacacacagaagaggagcagTACAGCAACTCTGGTGGGGAGATGGGaagcaacaataacagcaaTGCTAAAAACATGACCAGTAATATTAATGGTTATGGGAGCctgaacaacagcaacaccCTGAACAGCCTGTCCCATCTGGAAACCAAGTCAAGCCAGGTGCTGAGTTCAGCGAGCATCGGGGAAATGATCCGCCCCTACCGCTGCTCCACCTGTGATAAGTCCTACAAAGATCCAGCCACACTGCGGCAGCATGAGAAGACACATTGGCTGACACGGCCATACCCTTGCAGCATCTGTGGCAAGAAGTTCACACAGCGTGGTACCATGACCCGCCACATGCGTAGCCACCTGGGCCTTAAACCTTTTGCCTGTGACTCATGTGGCATGCGCTTTACCCGCCAATACCGCCTTACTGAGCACATGCGCATCCACTCTGGGGAAAAACCCTATGAATGTCAGGTGTGTGGGGGCAAGTTCGCCCAGCAACGCAACCTCATCAGCCACATGAAGATGCACAGTAGTGGAGGGACCGCAGGGGGCCTGACCACAGATGGGAAACTCAAGCTTGACTTTTCAGAGGGCATCTATCCTCTGAGTAAATACACAGCAGAACACCTGGGGCTGAAGCAGGAGAAGGCCAATGAACTTCTCATCCAAGCTCAGCAGCAACTGGTTGCTGATGCAAAAGCCATGGAGAGCCTGTACCCACTGTCCAAACTGGCCTCGGAACATCTGGGCCTCCCCCACGACAAGATGGACGTCCTGGGCCAACCCCTGCCACCTCCCCCACACGTCCTGTCTGAAGCCCGCACCATTGACCGCTACTCACCCAGCTAA